DNA from Deinococcus arcticus:
GCCAGGGACAGCAGGGCCGCCACCGCCAGCAGCGCCAGGGTCAGCGAGCGCTGCCAGGACCGGGGGGCCTGTGCGAGGGGCAGGGAGTCAGACGTCATGGTGTGTCCTTCAACATGGGGGAATTAAGGGTGAAGATGGGTGTTGGCCGTGCGGTGGGCCCCGGGCACCTCAAGCTGCACCGTGACGTGCTCAATGCCGTGCCGGCTGGCCACTTCGCTGATCCGGGCGTGCAGGTCGGCAGGTGGGGCCGGACTGACCAGATGCGCCGTGAGGCTGTGCTCGCCGCTGCTGACGCTCCACACATGCAGGTCGTGTACGTCCGTCACGCCTGGCAGGGCGGCGAGTTCAGATCGCAGCGCGCTGAGGTCCAGACCGTCCGGCACCCCTTCCATCAGGACATTCACGCTCGCCTTGAGCAGCTGCCAGGTTCTCGGCAACACCCACAGGCCGATCAACGCCCCGAGCACCGGATCAATCCAGGTCTGGCCGGTGAAGCGGATCAGGAGCGCGCCCACAATGACGGCCACTGACCCCAGCAGGTCACCCATGACCTCCAGGTAGGCCGACTTCATGTTCAGGCTGTCCCCGCTGCCCTGCACCAGCAGGCGCGCACTGATGAGGTTCACCACAAGCCCTAAGGTGGCCACGATCAGCATGGGGGTGGTCTGCACCTCGACCGGTGCCCGCAGCCGTCCATACGCCTCAACGAGGATGTACAGCCCGATGGCGAACAGGGCCGCCGCGTTCACTGTGGCCGCCAGAATCTCCGCGCGGCGGTACCCGAAGGTGCGGCGGCGATCCGCGGCCCGCTGGCCGATCTTCAGGGCGAACAGCGACAGTGCCAGGGCCATCACGTCGGTGAGCATGTGGCCTGCATCCGAGAGCAGGGCCAGACTGCCCGAGAGCAGGCCATAGATAACCTCAACGACGAGGAAACTGCCGGTCAGGAGCAGCGCCAGCGTGAGTTGGCGGGCATTGGCAGCGGCGCCGTGGCTGTGGCCGTGGTCACTCATGATCCACCGTGTCCATCGAGTGGGACGGGGCGGGTGGCGGAACGCTGACTTTGCGGGCCCTGAGCATCGCGTCGATGGCCTGAATTTCTGTGGTCTGAGCGCTCACGACCCGCTTCGCAAACGCCCGCACCTCCGGGCGGCGCACCGCGTTCAGGGCCGCCTTTGCCATGGCCACCCCGCCCTGATGATGGCGGCGCATCAGCAGCAGATACCGGGTCTCGGCGGTGACCACGGGCAGGGTGTTCAGCGCGGCCTCGTCGGCCGCTGACGCCATGCCCATGGCCGACCGGTCCATGCCCTTCATGGGCGCCTCCCGACCAGCCAGCGGCCGGCCCCAGGCCATCAACCAGCCCTGCATCTGCCCAATCTGCGCCTGCTGGGTCAGCAGGATGTCCTGGGCCAGCAGGCGCACTTCGGGGTCGGCCGCGCGCCTCAGGAGGCTGACACTCATGGTCACGGCCTGGGCGTGGTGGGCCGCCATATCGCGGGCGAAGGTCACGTCCGCACTGGGCTCGCGGGGCGGCGCCGGCCAGGCGACGGCCAGGCCGGCACCCAGTGCGGCGGTGGCCAGCGCCGCACCTGCCCAGCGAATCAGACGGTGTCGTCGTACGCGCCGCTGCATGAGGCTCCTATCTCTGGTGCTTCACCGCCCTGCTCGTAGGTCTGGACGAACGCTTTGATCCGGGGATCCGAGGCGTCCTGCACCTCCAGTTGCTTGTTCCACGCACTGAGGACGATGGGGGCCTTTTGCGTCTCGTGGGGCGAGAGCAGGGTGTAAGTCCGGCCGTCCAGGACCTCGCGGAGTTGCAACACCTGACTGGTCGCCAGATCCGGCCGGTAGGACACCCAGACTGCCCCGTGCTCCAGGCTGTGCACCGCGTACTCGTCGTAGATGGGCCGTTCGTACACGCCGCAGTTCTGCCAGGCCGAGTTGTGTTCCCCGCCCGCCGGTGGGCGCTGCGCGTACTCCAGGCGGCCTGGCTTGTGGGCGCCGCCCTCGAACTTGAAACTTTTGACGCCCTCAATCTCACCCCCGTTCTGATTGCAAGCAGCGAGAAAGACCGTGAGGGACAGCAGCAGGAGTCGTTTCATAGGGTCTCCAGAAGAGAACGTGAGATGGTGAGGGTGCGCCTGGCTCATGACTGCGGCTGCGACCCACGCGGGTGAACGCGGCGGTCCTGGCGCCAGGCCAGCACGAAGAGCGCCCCCGTCCCAGCACACACCAGCACGTCCGACAGGTTGAAGATGGGAAAAGG
Protein-coding regions in this window:
- a CDS encoding cation diffusion facilitator family transporter, which gives rise to MSDHGHSHGAAANARQLTLALLLTGSFLVVEVIYGLLSGSLALLSDAGHMLTDVMALALSLFALKIGQRAADRRRTFGYRRAEILAATVNAAALFAIGLYILVEAYGRLRAPVEVQTTPMLIVATLGLVVNLISARLLVQGSGDSLNMKSAYLEVMGDLLGSVAVIVGALLIRFTGQTWIDPVLGALIGLWVLPRTWQLLKASVNVLMEGVPDGLDLSALRSELAALPGVTDVHDLHVWSVSSGEHSLTAHLVSPAPPADLHARISEVASRHGIEHVTVQLEVPGAHRTANTHLHP
- a CDS encoding DUF305 domain-containing protein is translated as MQRRVRRHRLIRWAGAALATAALGAGLAVAWPAPPREPSADVTFARDMAAHHAQAVTMSVSLLRRAADPEVRLLAQDILLTQQAQIGQMQGWLMAWGRPLAGREAPMKGMDRSAMGMASAADEAALNTLPVVTAETRYLLLMRRHHQGGVAMAKAALNAVRRPEVRAFAKRVVSAQTTEIQAIDAMLRARKVSVPPPAPSHSMDTVDHE
- a CDS encoding DUF3105 domain-containing protein; protein product: MKRLLLLSLTVFLAACNQNGGEIEGVKSFKFEGGAHKPGRLEYAQRPPAGGEHNSAWQNCGVYERPIYDEYAVHSLEHGAVWVSYRPDLATSQVLQLREVLDGRTYTLLSPHETQKAPIVLSAWNKQLEVQDASDPRIKAFVQTYEQGGEAPEIGASCSGAYDDTV